In the genome of Plasmodium falciparum 3D7 genome assembly, chromosome: 2, one region contains:
- a CDS encoding DnaJ protein, putative, translating into MKYFKKFKYFLPKYILTNDDENKNKYASHKIYNLNNKYGNFLKLIICLPFILITVLWIFLTISIFNVCTYDPTLACIVPLDSIYLRSLCESVRSKNSNDTIKEPVLKNKVFSLPNEKKLTKSEDICDNNVNCIFKFNEKLINDLEKYKVSNENDVMAYVKSYSVYNNNNNNKKDDILDTKIHNIGKNGEDIIKTMEILWLEFMENEKEKYYLLKGRLYKYNNKFKMENKYTDEYFPRKKWNNYNDLIYKGSKDLEEKLNKMFYEWYKQENLNLEEYRRLTVLCRTGWKALYNYVENICKEIIHSDLDIIKNKKGSNMKKGLYNNEYKNNGKNIPFNTSSSIDNKKLYNSFGKFENPMCFNYEDSLTTSCYIDENKSDSSYETEENVNYNNKMGKRKNLVESQIVGKSNNIEEGENVEYLKNNKKIGDDEMLQDYEKEKLKKKKWTEKEEQTKKVNYSEKVNHSEKVNHSEKLNHSEKLNHSEKLNHSEKVNHSEKVNHSEKVNHSEKVNHSEKVNHSEKVNHSEKLNHPNREKHSQKEKHTEKDDKRNNFKKNNDVLEIMDIIRYDSSDEPENSKNIGKKKKKKKKNIFKNFENVANSRGSKNFKNVFSRNKYTLEEEVNSVCKDGFNKKKVLIKVNMLSNSDDNTSISDDNSDTCVDRTYYDLLNVEPDASFDEIKHSYRKLALQYHPDKNINDPEANEKFQKINEAYQVLSDENRRKMYDEGGMKATENMFFIDAATFFTMIYSSEKLNKYIGILKITTFVQILYENKISADKLDNSKDLIQNVLVNDQIKREVELAVLLKERLQPYVDGDENWVDNMRKEIKGLLDSSFSESILYSVGWVYKNISSRYIKKMNSILGLKAVRGHMQAYLRCAENIYMGKLAFNKILQGFNLLSGLEGEELSMKLGDIICDALRLMLWDIESTVKDVAKRVLRDKAVRKKIRLKRAEAMLILGNLMLEISGISGIDFIHYKVDGMKIIESALMKSIQFSENPEEN; encoded by the exons atgaaatattttaagaaatttAAATACTTTTTAcccaaatatattttaactaatgatgatgaaaataaaaacaaatatgcctcacataaaatatataatttgaataataagtatggaaattttttaaaattgatCATTTGTCTACCCTTTATTTTGATAACAGTATTATGGATCTTTTTAACCATATCTATATTC aaTGTTTGCACATATGATCCAACATTAGCATGTATAGTACCGCTcgattctatatatttaagatCATTGTGTGAAAGTGTTAGATCCAAAAATTCGAATGATACTATTAAAGAAcctgtattaaaaaataaagtatttTCATTACCGaatgaaaagaaattaaCCAAATCTGAAGATATATGTGATAATAATGTGaattgtatttttaaatttaatgagAAACTGATTAATgatttagaaaaatataaagtgtCGAATGAAAATGATGTAATGGCGTATGTAAAAAGCTATTctgtttataataataataataataataagaaagatGATATTTTAGATACAAAAATTCATAATATAGGAAAAAATGGAGAAGATATTATTAAGACTATGGAAATTTTATGGTTAGAATTTATGGagaatgaaaaagaaaaatattatttgttaaaaggtcgattatataaatataataataagtttAAAATGGAAAACAAATATACTGATGAATATTTTCcaagaaaaaaatggaataattataatgaccTTATATATAAAGGTTCTAAGGATCTTgaggaaaaattaaataaaatgttttatgAATGGTACAAACAAGAGAATTTAAATTTAGAGGAATATAGAAGATTAACCGTTTTGTGTAGAACAGGTTGGAAagctttatataattatgtggAAAACATTTGTAAGGAAATTATTCATTCCGATTtggatataattaaaaacaaaaagggATCCAACATGAAAAAaggattatataataatgaatataaaaataatggtaAAAATATACCTTTTAATACTTCATCTTctattgataataaaaaattatataattcttttggAAAATTTGAGAATCCTATGTGCTTTAATTATGAAGACAGTCTCACGACTTCATGTTATATTGATGAAAACAAATCCGATTCATCCTATGAAACTGAAGAAAATGTAaactataataataaaatgggtAAACGCAAAAATTTAGTAGAATCACAAATTGTAGGCAAATCGAATAATATAGAAGAAGGTGAAAATgttgaatatttaaaaaataataaaaaaataggaGATGATGAAATGTTACAAgattatgaaaaagaaaaattaaaaaagaaaaagtggACTGAAAAGGAGGAGCAAacaaaaaaagtaaattatTCCGAAAAAGTAAATCATTCCGAAAAAGTAAATCATTCCgaaaaattaaatcattccgaaaaattaaatcattccgaaaaattaaatcattCCGAAAAAGTAAATCATTCCGAAAAAGTAAATCATTCCGAAAAAGTAAATCATTCCGAAAAAGTAAATCATTCCGAAAAAGTAAATCATTCCGAAAAAGTAAATCATTCCGAAAAATTAAATCATCCCAACAGAGAAAAGCATTCCCAGAAAGAAAAGCATACCGAAAAAGACGATAAACGAAACAActtcaaaaaaaacaatgatGTATTAGAAATTATGGATATAATAAGATATGATTCTTCAGATGAACCAGAGAATTCTAAAAATattggtaaaaaaaaaaaaaaaaaaaaaaaaaacattttcaaAAATTTTGAAAACGTGGCAAATTCACGTGGAAGTAAGAATTTTAAAAACGTATTTtctagaaataaatatactttAGAAGAAGAAGTTAATTCCGTTTGTAAAGAtggatttaataaaaaaaaggtattGATAAAAGTAAATATGTTGTCCAATTCTGATGATAATACTTCTATTAGCGATGATAATTCTGATACATGTGTTGATAGGACatattatgatttattaaatgtgGAACCGGATGCAAGTTTCGATGAAATTAAACATAGTTATCGTAAATTAGCCTTACAGTATCATccagataaaaatataaatgatccTGAAGCAAATGAGaaatttcaaaaaataaatgaagctTATCAAGTATTAAGTGATGAAAACCGAAGAAAAATGTATGATGAAGGTGGAATGAAAGCTACagaaaatatgttttttattgATGCAGCTACCTTTTTTACGATGATATATAGTTCAGAAAaacttaataaatatattggtattttaaaaataacaacCTTTgttcaaatattatatgaaaacaAAATATCTGCTGATAAATTAGATAATTCCAAAGATTTAATACAAAATGTCTTAGTGAACGATCAAATTAAAAGAGAAGTTGAATTAGctgttttattaaaagagaGATTACAACCGTATGTTGATGGGGATGAAAATTGGGTTGATAATATgagaaaagaaattaaaggATTACTAGATTCGTCCTTTTCCGAATCTATTTTATATTCCGTAGGATgggtatataaaaatatatctagtagatatataaaaaaaatgaatagtATTTTAGGTTTAAAAGCAGTGAGAGGACATATGCAAGCCTATTTAAGGTGTGcagagaatatatatatgggaaAGCTagcatttaataaaattcttCAAGGTTTTAACTTACTTTCTGGTTTAGAAGGTGAGGAGCTTAGTATGAAATTAGGAGATATAATATGTGATGCTTTAAGATTAATGTTGTGGGATATAGAATCAACAGTTAAAGATGTAGCTAAGCGGGTTCTACGAGATAAAGCAGTACGTAAGAAAATTAGATTAAAAAGGGCTGAAGCTATGTTAATATTAGGGAATTTAATGCTAGAGATATCTGGTATTAGTGGTATTGATTTTATACATTATAAAGTGGATGGCATGAAAATTATAGAAAGTGCATTAATGAAATCAATACAATTTAGTGAAAATCCAGAGGAAAATTAA